From Clostridia bacterium, one genomic window encodes:
- a CDS encoding ATP-binding protein, producing VSVFNTGEHIPEECMDSIWISFYKIDKARTRSHGGTGLGLSIVKAVQKAHGNECGCENVDGGVMFWFDVDLA from the coding sequence AGTGTCCGTGTTCAACACCGGCGAACACATACCTGAGGAATGTATGGATTCGATCTGGATCAGCTTCTACAAGATCGATAAGGCGCGCACGCGCAGCCACGGAGGCACAGGGCTGGGCTTAAGCATCGTGAAAGCAGTCCAAAAGGCTCACGGCAACGAGTGCGGGTGCGAGAACGTCGACGGTGGAGTCATGTTCTGGTTCGATGTCGATCTCGCATAG